From the genome of Pseudomonas helvetica:
TGCCGACCCCAAGGCCAGTACCGGGACCGATCACCACGGCCGGGCGCAACGGCTCCGGCGTGCCTTCGCAGACCACCCGGAACTCGCCTGGTTGCAGGCGCGTCATGCCCAGCGCCATGGCCGAAAAATCGTTGACCAGCAATAGCCGGTCGACCTGCAAGGTCTGGCAAAAGGCCTTGCGGCTCAGCCGCCAGTGGTTGTTGGTAAAACGGAACTCGTCGCCGCTGACCGGGCCGGCTACCGACAAGCACACCGCGCCTATCGAACCGGGCGCCAGGCCGAGGCCGCTCAGGTAGACGCCGATGGCGTCTTCCGGGCAGGCATAGTCGGCCGTCGCCAGCACCTGGATCGACTCCAGTTGCTGGTCTTTCCACAACGCAAAACGCGCATTGGTTCCACCAATGTCACCGACCAGCGCTAGTTTCACTTAAGGGTCTCCAGGGCAGAGGTAAAGGCGCTGGCGCCCTGCTCTGCCGAGCTGAAGGCCATGCGCATGAAGCCAAACAACTCGCGACCACAACCAATGCCGTTGTCCAGCAGGCCTTTGGCCGGTGTGCGAGCGGCAAATTCATCGGCGTCCACCAACAGCTGCAAGGTGCCTTTGACGCCATCGACGCGGATGATATCGCCCTCTTGCACGCGAGCCAAAGCACCACCGACAAAGGCTTCCGGGCTGACGTGAATCGCCGCAGGGATTTTCCCCGACGCGCCGGACATCCGCCCGTCAGTCACCAGCGCAACCTTGAAGCCGCGGTCCTGCAACACGCCAAGGAACGGCGTCATCTTGTGCAGTTCCGGCATGCCGTTGGAGCGCGGGCCCTGGAAGCGCATCACCGCGACAAAGTCCTTCTCCAACAGGCCGGCCTTGAACGCATCGGCCAGGTCCTGCTGATCCTGGAAGACCATCGCCGGTGCTTCGACCACTTGATGTTCCGGTGCCACGGCCGAGACTTTCATCACCCCGCGACCGAGGTTGCCTTCCATCACCCGCAGGCCGCCTTCTGGCGAGAACGCACGGGCGACCGGACGCAGGATGTTTTCATCGAGGCTTTCGATCGGACCTTCGCGCCAGACCAGCTCACCGTTTTCCAGGAACGGTTCCTGGGTGTAGCGGCTCAGGCCATGGCCGGCCACGGTGTTGACGTCTTCGTGGAGCAGACCGGCTTCCAGCAGTTCGCGGATCAGGAACGACATGCCGCCCGCGGCCTGGAAGTGGTTGATGTCGGCCTTGCCGTTCGGGTAGACGTGGCTCAGCGTCGGTACAACCTCGGAGAGGTCGGCCATGTCCTGCCAGGTCAGTTGAATACCGGCTGCCATGGCGATGGCCGGCATGTGCAGGGTGTGGTTGGTCGAGCCGCCCGTAGCGTGCAGCGCAACAATCGAGTTGACCAGCGAACGCTCGTCGACAATTTCGCCGATCGGCATGAAGTTGCCGCTTTGCTTGGTCAGGCGGGTGATCTGGTGCGCAGCTTCACGGGTCAGGGCATCACGCAACGGGGTGTTCGGGTTGACGAAGGACGCGCCCGGCAAGTGCAGGCCCATGACTTCCATCAGCAACTGGTTGGTGTTGGCGGTGCCGTAGAAGGTACAGGTGCCAGGGCTGTGGTAGGACTTCATTTCCGACTCCAGCAGCTCTTCGCGGCTGGCCTTGCCTTCGGCGTAGCGCTGGCGCACGTCGGCTTTTTCCTTGTTGGAAATGCCCGACACCATCGGCCCACCCGGAACGAAAATCGTCGGCAGATGACCGAAACGCAGCGCGCCCATCATCAGGCCCGGCACGATCTTGTCGCAGATGCCGAGCATCATTGCCGCGTCGAACATGTTGTGCGACAGCGCGACAGCGGTCGACATCGCGATCACTTCACGACTGGCAATGCCCAGTTCCATGCCCGGCTCGCCCTGGGTCACGCCGTCACACATGGCCGGTACGCCGCCGGCGAACTGGCCGACCGAACCGATCTCGCGCAATGCGTGTTTGATTTGTTCCGGGTAGTGCTCGTACGGCTGATGCGCCGAGAGCATGTCGTTATATGACGAAACAATCGCCACGTTGGCGGCGTTCATCATCCGCAGGCTTTGCTTGTCTTCGGTGCCACATCCGGCCACGCCGTGGGCGAAGTTGGCGCATTGCAGCTTGCCGCGCATCGGGCCATCGCTGGCGGCGCCGCGAATCAGTGCAAGGTAGGCCTCACGGGTAGCGCGGCTACGGGTGACAAGCCGTTCAGTGACCTCAAGTACGCGGGGATGCATGTGTAGAACTCCAGGCTAACGGATGTGGCGACCTGTTCGTGTCTATGCTGATCAAGAGGCATCGACGCGTGACGCGCTGACGGTTTTCTTGACCACTCGGACCAGTTGATTCAGGTCACTCGTTGTAGATAAAACAAAATATTGCCACTAAAAAGGCTTGTTTTCTATTTTTTTGCGAATAATCTTGTAATTCCAACAACAAATATGACGAAGGCGCTTTTCATATGACTCTACGAATTGCAATCAATGGTTTTGGCCGCATTGGCCGCAATGTCCTTCGCGCACTGTATACCCAAGGCTACCGTCAGGATTTACAGATCGTCGCCATCAACGATTTGGGCGATAGCTCGATGAACGCCCACCTGCTCAAGTACGACACCGTGCACGGCACCTTCGATGCCGACGTGCAGCACGATCAGGAAAGCCTGACCGTCAACGGCGACCGGATTTCGGTCAGCGCCATTCGCAACCCGGCCGAATTGCCGTGGGCTGCTGAAAAGGTCGACGTCGTGTTCGAATGCACCGGCCTGTTCACCGACCGTGCCAAAGCCGCCGCCCATATTAGCGCTGGCGCGCGCAAAGTGATTATCTCGGCCCCGGCCAAAGGCGCCGACGCCACCGTGGTGTACGGGGTCAACCACGACATCCTGCGCCAATCGCACCAGATCATTTCCAATGCGTCGTGCACCACCAACTGCCTGGCCCCGGTGGCTCAGGTGTTGCACCGCGAGCTGGGCATCGAGAGCGGTCTGATGACCACCATCCACGCCTACACCAATGACCAGCATCTTACCGATGTCTACCACGTCGACCCGTATCGTGCGCGTTCGGCCACCCAGAACATGATCCCGAGCAAGACCGGCGCCGCCGAAGCGGTG
Proteins encoded in this window:
- the edd gene encoding phosphogluconate dehydratase, producing the protein MHPRVLEVTERLVTRSRATREAYLALIRGAASDGPMRGKLQCANFAHGVAGCGTEDKQSLRMMNAANVAIVSSYNDMLSAHQPYEHYPEQIKHALREIGSVGQFAGGVPAMCDGVTQGEPGMELGIASREVIAMSTAVALSHNMFDAAMMLGICDKIVPGLMMGALRFGHLPTIFVPGGPMVSGISNKEKADVRQRYAEGKASREELLESEMKSYHSPGTCTFYGTANTNQLLMEVMGLHLPGASFVNPNTPLRDALTREAAHQITRLTKQSGNFMPIGEIVDERSLVNSIVALHATGGSTNHTLHMPAIAMAAGIQLTWQDMADLSEVVPTLSHVYPNGKADINHFQAAGGMSFLIRELLEAGLLHEDVNTVAGHGLSRYTQEPFLENGELVWREGPIESLDENILRPVARAFSPEGGLRVMEGNLGRGVMKVSAVAPEHQVVEAPAMVFQDQQDLADAFKAGLLEKDFVAVMRFQGPRSNGMPELHKMTPFLGVLQDRGFKVALVTDGRMSGASGKIPAAIHVSPEAFVGGALARVQEGDIIRVDGVKGTLQLLVDADEFAARTPAKGLLDNGIGCGRELFGFMRMAFSSAEQGASAFTSALETLK
- the gap gene encoding type I glyceraldehyde-3-phosphate dehydrogenase; this encodes MTLRIAINGFGRIGRNVLRALYTQGYRQDLQIVAINDLGDSSMNAHLLKYDTVHGTFDADVQHDQESLTVNGDRISVSAIRNPAELPWAAEKVDVVFECTGLFTDRAKAAAHISAGARKVIISAPAKGADATVVYGVNHDILRQSHQIISNASCTTNCLAPVAQVLHRELGIESGLMTTIHAYTNDQHLTDVYHVDPYRARSATQNMIPSKTGAAEAVGLVLPELAGKLTGMSVRVPVINVSLVDLTVQLKREASAGEVNALLKEASQHSKILGYNTLPLVSSDFNHNPLSSIFDANHTKSSGKLLKVLAWYDNEWGFSNRMLDNCLALCNAE